A DNA window from Comamonas fluminis contains the following coding sequences:
- a CDS encoding YqaJ viral recombinase family protein — translation MSVHIRDLGNLNDGSSIAHNTPHTPPRKGAALRLVSTKNLERDDWLEVRRTGIGSSDAAAAIGLNPYQSQLELWMQKTGKADLLPTVDPNDDTSPMFWGTMLEPIVAAHYTKRKGNKVRRVNAVLQHPEHPWMLANVDREVVGAPDVQILECKTAGIHGARLWRDGVPEYVQLQVMHQLAVTGHFAADVAVLIGGQELRVFRIERDEALIARLIALEKQFWDLVQQGIAPAGDGSDSSDKALRCLYPKSADEQVDLSEDEELNATFEELLQVRTDLDTVQKREARLRQRIQMHMGEASKALFACGGSVTWKRSQDGQAFNTSEFVQAHPTLAKRFMSPKPGSRRFCVYEPEQ, via the coding sequence ATGTCTGTTCATATTCGCGATCTGGGCAATCTGAATGATGGATCTTCTATTGCTCACAACACTCCACATACACCTCCTCGCAAGGGTGCTGCTTTGCGGCTGGTGTCCACCAAGAATCTAGAGCGTGATGATTGGCTAGAGGTTCGCCGTACTGGCATTGGCAGCTCAGATGCTGCTGCGGCCATTGGCCTGAACCCCTACCAGTCACAGCTGGAGTTGTGGATGCAAAAGACGGGCAAGGCAGACCTGCTGCCAACCGTCGATCCCAACGATGACACCAGCCCTATGTTCTGGGGAACGATGCTTGAACCTATCGTGGCAGCCCATTACACCAAGCGCAAAGGTAATAAGGTGCGCCGAGTGAATGCGGTTCTACAGCACCCCGAGCATCCCTGGATGCTTGCGAATGTCGACCGGGAAGTTGTTGGTGCTCCAGATGTTCAGATTCTGGAATGCAAGACGGCTGGCATTCATGGCGCTCGTCTATGGCGTGACGGTGTTCCCGAGTACGTTCAACTGCAGGTGATGCATCAGTTGGCCGTGACTGGCCATTTTGCTGCTGACGTAGCGGTACTGATCGGTGGTCAGGAACTGCGTGTGTTTCGGATTGAGCGAGATGAAGCCTTGATCGCTCGTCTGATCGCTTTGGAGAAGCAGTTCTGGGACCTGGTCCAGCAAGGCATTGCACCTGCCGGTGATGGCTCAGACAGCAGCGATAAGGCCTTGCGCTGCCTATATCCGAAAAGTGCCGATGAGCAGGTGGATCTCAGCGAAGACGAGGAGCTCAACGCTACGTTTGAGGAGTTGCTGCAAGTCCGCACGGACCTGGATACCGTGCAAAAGCGTGAAGCCCGTCTACGTCAACGCATTCAGATGCACATGGGTGAAGCCAGCAAGGCCCTTTTTGCCTGCGGTGGCTCTGTCACTTGGAAGCGCAGCCAAGATGGGCAAGCTTTCAACACAAGTGAGTTTGTCCAAGCACATCCAACGCTGGCCAAGCGCTTTATGAGCCCCAAACCCGGCTCACGGCGCTTCTGTGTGTATGAGCCTGAGCAATGA
- a CDS encoding DUF932 domain-containing protein: protein MSHLVETMAYTGQTPWHELGHALPAKQSIDIWAQAAGMDWRIQETPVRYLAADADSGLSGLYGEPKEFTDQKVLYRSDTQVPLSVVGSRYQVVQPREVLEFYRDLTEVAGYELETAGVLKAGRKFWALARTGKSTALKGNDVVNGYLLLATSCDGTLATVAMPTTVRVVCNNTLTIALRDGVGAVKVPHSTAFDAQAVKRQLGVAVGQWDSFMYRMKTLAERKVKTHEAMNYFLKVICNTDAHSDMSVGLTNERALKKVQMLYEGHGRGAEMHAAKDTAWGLLCSVTEFIDHEKQARSQDNRLDSAWFGQGAVIKQRALDHALQLVA, encoded by the coding sequence ATGTCTCATCTCGTAGAAACAATGGCCTATACCGGCCAAACCCCTTGGCATGAACTCGGTCATGCCCTACCCGCCAAGCAGAGCATTGATATCTGGGCGCAAGCCGCAGGCATGGATTGGCGTATTCAGGAGACGCCTGTGCGTTATCTGGCAGCCGATGCCGACTCTGGGCTTTCAGGTCTCTACGGTGAACCCAAGGAGTTCACTGATCAGAAGGTGCTTTATCGCAGTGACACGCAAGTACCCTTATCTGTTGTGGGCAGTCGCTACCAGGTAGTCCAGCCTCGTGAGGTTCTGGAGTTCTACCGTGACCTGACAGAAGTGGCCGGCTATGAGTTGGAAACTGCGGGAGTGCTCAAGGCCGGACGCAAATTCTGGGCCTTGGCCCGTACCGGCAAGTCGACTGCGCTCAAGGGCAATGATGTGGTCAATGGCTATTTGCTGTTGGCTACGTCCTGTGATGGGACGCTGGCCACGGTAGCAATGCCAACGACTGTACGGGTGGTCTGCAACAACACATTGACGATTGCTCTGCGCGATGGCGTAGGGGCCGTTAAGGTGCCTCACAGTACGGCTTTCGATGCCCAGGCGGTCAAGCGCCAGTTGGGCGTGGCAGTTGGTCAGTGGGACAGTTTTATGTACCGCATGAAGACGCTGGCGGAGCGCAAGGTCAAGACCCACGAGGCGATGAATTATTTCCTCAAAGTGATCTGCAATACAGATGCCCATTCAGATATGTCTGTGGGCCTGACCAATGAGCGAGCCCTCAAGAAGGTGCAAATGCTCTATGAGGGCCATGGCCGTGGTGCAGAGATGCATGCAGCCAAGGACACGGCCTGGGGTCTTCTGTGTTCTGTGACCGAGTTCATTGACCATGAAAAGCAAGCCCGCAGCCAGGACAACCGTCTGGACAGTGCCTGGTTTGGTCAAGGGGCTGTGATCAAGCAACGAGCACTCGATCATGCACTGCAGTTGGTGGCCTGA
- a CDS encoding helix-turn-helix transcriptional regulator, which produces MNPTSRISAITVESNSLMSNAAQAEAVSQDRLVCANTSFQLDSGIEHRKEERRAILHSTYQSPDLDLKAIIRLPQCAKLLGLSRSTMYLRLNPKSKYYDPNFPKPIQLGMKAVGWKLADVYFYIERLKYKEADQ; this is translated from the coding sequence ATGAATCCGACCTCTCGCATTTCGGCAATTACTGTTGAAAGCAACTCCCTTATGTCGAATGCTGCTCAGGCAGAAGCTGTATCTCAAGATAGGCTAGTTTGCGCGAATACTTCATTCCAATTGGATTCTGGTATCGAACATCGGAAAGAAGAGCGGCGAGCCATATTGCACTCTACTTATCAAAGCCCCGATCTGGATTTGAAAGCCATCATACGTCTACCACAGTGCGCGAAATTGCTGGGGCTCTCCCGCTCCACTATGTATTTGCGTCTGAATCCCAAGAGCAAGTATTACGACCCGAATTTCCCGAAACCCATTCAACTTGGGATGAAGGCTGTAGGGTGGAAGTTGGCAGATGTCTATTTTTATATTGAGAGGCTGAAATATAAAGAAGCAGACCAATGA
- a CDS encoding YagK/YfjJ domain-containing protein, with protein MSDVHVNLSVNEFIRHEGFFNREEEEETIPGFVGEVLIDACKVIYEFTARTPHVYPFPDGDVGNNIGLRSYQESLITCVSEIASPNLLDGDISTDAFHLVASPEITSILDVLKSWTLNRILVNDRLFDIFNNFDFNTYRLMSLAQLSTVHQELNYLSKVLRQRLMEGGHREKVHSFKRNSTKNYSQVIKMAEAKWKRFRKILLMRLDWGYKSTIPDRRGIFLSSQDFDQRFKVVCEYRDKQLKALRKKYKEDLVFYVWKIEYGPIKGLHIHWLIGLNGSKHQDRINVPKAICQMWDAIIDNTNTYTFNLSALQWQEDPILRVIDYSDPLLWPIVGGYAEYLTKVDYVVHLRAPKGMRAFGASKIPKVVKRKTGPKRSKPEQVVDPRAVRRSLRELTEVKANKGN; from the coding sequence ATGAGTGATGTACATGTGAACTTAAGTGTGAATGAATTCATTCGTCATGAGGGCTTCTTTAATAGAGAAGAAGAAGAAGAAACTATTCCTGGTTTTGTAGGCGAGGTGCTTATTGACGCATGCAAAGTAATTTATGAGTTCACCGCGAGAACTCCTCATGTCTATCCATTTCCTGATGGTGATGTCGGAAATAATATTGGTTTGAGAAGTTATCAGGAATCTTTGATTACATGCGTATCTGAGATAGCGAGTCCCAATTTATTGGATGGTGATATATCAACTGATGCATTTCATCTCGTAGCATCTCCTGAAATTACATCTATTCTGGATGTATTAAAGAGTTGGACTTTGAATAGGATACTTGTCAATGATCGACTATTCGATATTTTTAATAACTTTGATTTTAATACCTATCGATTGATGTCTCTTGCCCAACTGAGTACTGTGCATCAGGAGTTGAATTATCTTTCTAAAGTATTACGTCAAAGACTGATGGAGGGTGGGCACCGAGAAAAAGTGCACAGTTTCAAACGAAATTCTACTAAAAACTATAGCCAGGTAATAAAAATGGCTGAAGCTAAGTGGAAGAGATTTAGAAAAATATTATTGATGAGATTGGACTGGGGTTATAAATCTACTATTCCCGATAGGCGGGGAATTTTCTTGTCTTCGCAGGACTTTGACCAGCGTTTCAAGGTGGTATGCGAATATCGGGATAAGCAGCTCAAGGCGCTTCGAAAAAAGTATAAAGAAGACTTGGTATTTTATGTCTGGAAGATCGAATACGGGCCAATCAAAGGGCTGCATATCCATTGGCTAATTGGCCTTAATGGGAGCAAGCATCAAGATCGCATCAATGTGCCCAAAGCCATTTGCCAGATGTGGGATGCCATTATTGACAACACCAATACCTACACATTTAACCTGAGTGCTCTGCAATGGCAAGAAGACCCCATCTTGCGAGTGATTGACTACTCCGATCCTTTGTTATGGCCCATTGTGGGTGGGTATGCTGAGTACCTCACGAAGGTCGACTATGTAGTGCATTTGAGAGCTCCTAAAGGGATGCGCGCATTCGGCGCCTCCAAGATTCCCAAAGTTGTCAAACGCAAAACAGGTCCTAAGAGAAGTAAACCGGAACAAGTTGTCGATCCACGTGCT